In the Oncorhynchus tshawytscha isolate Ot180627B linkage group LG17, Otsh_v2.0, whole genome shotgun sequence genome, one interval contains:
- the LOC112234263 gene encoding normal mucosa of esophagus-specific gene 1 protein-like has translation MSKCFTTRITSGRIVAYFNRRSGCSAHRDLGTLAAAGNLKIKMKSGFIQMLRKRKELIPLIGIVALAAVGATSTSLYFLFTKKDVILNKSTNPEPWERLDPSKPQKLVTINQKWRPIEELEMVKSMTK, from the exons ATGTCTAAGTGCTTTACAACTCGTATCACCTCTGGTCGGATAGTAGCCTACTTCAATAGACGATCAGGATGCTCTGCTCACAGGGACCTTGGGACTCTGGCGGCAGCAG GgaatttgaaaataaaaatgaagtCTGGATTTATTCAGATGctgaggaagaggaaagag cTCATTCCTCTGATCGGCATTGTGGCATTGGCTGCTGTAGGAGCCACCTCTACCTCACTCTACTTCCTATTTACAAAGAAGGATGTCAT TTTAAATAAAAGCACAAACCCTGAACCCTGGGAGAGACTGGACCCATCTAAACCACAGAAG CTGGTCACTATCAACCAGAAATGGAGGCCCATTGAAGAGCTGGAGATGGTGAAGAGTATGACAAAGTGA